The proteins below are encoded in one region of Aestuariivirga litoralis:
- a CDS encoding class I SAM-dependent methyltransferase — protein sequence MSEELYHPKLISILERIWGAGWLSPGGPAEVKLLLEGLSLADKSVLDIGCGAGGIEVELIRAHGAAYVTGIDVEDGVLAVARRTAKNANIADRAGFVKVAPGPLPFPPQTFDVVFSKDSIVHIPDKHALMREVSRVLKPGGWLVASDWLIGHDGEPSAQMKAYIAAEGLDFGMAAPAHYSDALSMAGFESVLLKSRNDWYRVRAREELARLEGPLFADLVAELGRDFVDGNIKVWRNMIPVLDSGEHTPTHIRGRKPRG from the coding sequence ATGAGCGAAGAACTCTATCATCCCAAATTGATTTCGATCCTTGAACGCATTTGGGGCGCAGGCTGGTTGTCGCCCGGCGGGCCGGCGGAAGTGAAGTTGTTGCTGGAAGGCTTGAGCCTCGCCGACAAAAGCGTGCTGGATATCGGCTGCGGGGCAGGCGGCATCGAAGTCGAACTGATCAGGGCGCATGGTGCAGCCTATGTGACGGGCATCGATGTGGAAGACGGTGTGCTGGCGGTGGCGCGGCGCACCGCTAAAAATGCAAATATCGCTGATCGCGCCGGTTTTGTGAAAGTGGCGCCGGGGCCGCTGCCGTTTCCACCGCAGACATTCGATGTGGTGTTCAGCAAGGATTCCATCGTCCACATTCCGGACAAGCACGCCTTGATGCGAGAGGTCTCTCGCGTGTTGAAGCCAGGTGGATGGTTGGTGGCTTCGGACTGGCTAATCGGCCATGATGGTGAGCCTTCCGCGCAGATGAAAGCCTATATTGCGGCTGAAGGTCTGGATTTCGGCATGGCCGCGCCGGCACACTATTCCGATGCTTTATCCATGGCGGGTTTTGAATCTGTTTTGCTGAAGAGCCGTAATGACTGGTACCGCGTGCGGGCGCGCGAAGAATTGGCGCGCCTTGAAGGGCCTCTCTTTGCAGATTTAGTTGCTGAACTCGGACGTGACTTTGTGGACGGTAATATCAAAGTCTGGCGCAACATGATCCCCGTTCTGGATTCGGGCGAACACACGCCCACCCATATCAGGGGCCGAAAGCCTAGAGGCTGA
- a CDS encoding TetR family transcriptional regulator C-terminal domain-containing protein, which yields MLAQQSPTRVPIARKISRDARQMQLIRATMRVLARKGFASTMISDVAAEAGVSHGLVIFHFETKEKLLTATLLHMAEEYRANWTNALAKSGPHPAEQLDALIRADFDKAICTPEHLACWCAFWGEAQSRPIYQQECAPNDRKYIRNLESICAALIKQGGYSHDATRTARIIRLVSDGLWLDILSMKNAYNRNEALRTLYTCAAVHFPKHFTPDGLISL from the coding sequence ATGTTGGCTCAACAATCACCGACACGCGTGCCGATTGCCCGCAAGATCAGCCGTGATGCACGGCAGATGCAGCTCATCCGCGCGACGATGCGCGTGCTGGCCCGCAAGGGTTTTGCCTCGACGATGATTTCCGATGTGGCGGCGGAAGCCGGCGTTTCGCATGGCTTGGTGATCTTCCATTTTGAAACCAAGGAAAAGCTGCTCACCGCCACCCTGCTCCACATGGCGGAAGAGTACCGCGCCAACTGGACAAATGCCCTGGCCAAATCAGGCCCGCATCCGGCCGAACAGCTTGATGCCTTGATCCGCGCGGATTTTGACAAGGCCATTTGCACGCCAGAACATCTGGCCTGCTGGTGCGCTTTCTGGGGCGAAGCGCAAAGCCGCCCGATCTACCAGCAGGAATGCGCCCCGAATGACAGGAAGTATATTCGCAATCTGGAATCCATTTGCGCCGCATTGATCAAGCAGGGCGGATACAGCCACGATGCCACCCGCACCGCGCGCATCATTCGCCTGGTCAGCGATGGCCTGTGGCTTGATATTCTCTCGATGAAGAATGCCTATAACCGCAATGAGGCTTTGCGCACGCTGTACACCTGTGCTGCCGTGCATTTCCCCAAACACTTCACGCCGGATGGCCTGATCAGCCTCTAG
- a CDS encoding aspartate aminotransferase family protein, translating into MSIRNSRDLSKSNAHFQKALKRLPLGVASTFRYWGDDRTIYVKRGKGGRTWDIDDNCYVDYRLGYGPAILGYADDRVDEAAKKGMEVGGVFALSTERELIVADRIAKMVPSVDLVRYSNSGTEATMAALRVSRAFTGRDQYVLIEGGYHGLYDAAMWMANMDAWDPKSGEDPSVVPYSKGIPVTLKDLVHLTPMNDAQRLEDVFKQYGHKLAAMLMEPILGNCCGISATTEFVKLARALCDKYGVLLIIDEVKTGFRVARGGVQSLHGVRPDISTFAKAMANGYPIAAIGGREDVMRTFRYGGAAHGGTYTAHSVSLAAAERCLQILDETPALETLAAYGEKLKAGIKEILDRRGIVHSFTGHSSMFGLFFAAKPPVDYRAWKKSDYTFYDKMARHLQDMNIIVEPDSREPWFMCEAHDQSCLADTLKAVESAVDLTLEQLETEKRA; encoded by the coding sequence ATGAGCATTCGCAACAGCAGAGACCTTTCCAAATCCAATGCGCATTTCCAGAAAGCATTGAAGCGCCTGCCGCTCGGCGTGGCTTCAACCTTCCGTTATTGGGGCGATGACCGCACGATCTATGTGAAGCGCGGCAAGGGTGGGCGCACCTGGGACATCGACGACAATTGCTATGTCGATTACCGGCTGGGCTATGGCCCCGCGATCCTTGGCTATGCCGATGACCGCGTGGACGAAGCGGCAAAGAAGGGCATGGAAGTGGGCGGCGTGTTTGCGCTTTCCACCGAACGTGAGCTGATCGTTGCTGACCGCATCGCCAAGATGGTGCCTTCGGTTGATCTGGTTCGTTATTCGAACAGCGGCACCGAAGCCACGATGGCGGCGCTTCGCGTGTCGCGTGCCTTCACCGGCCGCGACCAATATGTACTGATCGAAGGCGGCTATCACGGGCTTTACGATGCGGCCATGTGGATGGCCAATATGGATGCGTGGGATCCGAAGAGCGGCGAGGATCCATCAGTGGTGCCTTATTCGAAAGGCATTCCGGTTACGCTGAAGGACCTGGTGCATCTCACGCCGATGAATGATGCGCAACGGCTGGAAGATGTGTTCAAGCAATATGGCCACAAGCTGGCGGCCATGCTGATGGAGCCGATCCTGGGCAATTGCTGTGGCATTTCGGCGACGACCGAATTTGTGAAGCTGGCGCGCGCGCTGTGCGACAAATATGGTGTGCTGCTGATCATCGACGAAGTGAAAACCGGCTTCCGCGTGGCGCGCGGCGGGGTGCAATCGCTGCACGGGGTGCGGCCAGATATTTCCACTTTCGCCAAGGCAATGGCCAATGGCTATCCGATTGCGGCGATCGGCGGGCGCGAAGATGTGATGCGTACATTCCGCTATGGTGGCGCTGCACATGGCGGGACTTATACCGCGCATTCGGTTTCGCTCGCGGCGGCCGAGCGCTGCCTGCAAATCCTCGATGAAACACCTGCGCTGGAAACGCTAGCGGCCTATGGCGAAAAGCTGAAAGCGGGCATCAAGGAAATCCTCGACCGGCGCGGCATCGTGCATTCCTTCACAGGGCATTCATCGATGTTCGGGCTGTTCTTTGCAGCCAAGCCACCGGTGGACTACCGCGCCTGGAAGAAATCCGATTACACATTCTATGACAAGATGGCGCGGCACCTGCAGGACATGAACATCATTGTCGAGCCGGATTCACGTGAGCCATGGTTCATGTGCGAAGCGCATGATCAATCTTGCCTGGCGGATACGCTGAAGGCGGTGGAGAGTGCGGTGGACCTGACGCTTGAGCAGCTGGAAACCGAGAAGCGCGCATGA